One segment of Spirochaetota bacterium DNA contains the following:
- a CDS encoding radical SAM protein, translating into MSYPSYIALYEQGELLKRIEALNTIVTHCTLCPHECKVDRRSATGKCKTGMQALVASYHAHFGEESCLVGKYGSGTIFFANCNLACIFCQNWDISQMPNGRNVTPKEMADMMIRLQQKGCHNINFVSPTHVVHAIVQALPFAIERGLSIPLVYNSGGYDSFETLQLLDGIFDIYMPDFKYMDAAVAMELSGARDYPQKAITALREMHRQVGDLVIEKGIAKRGLLVRHLVMPENIVRSDLVFKELSAISPHTYVNIMAQYHPEYRAHTHKSLGRRITIQEFDQAYVWAKQAGLYRFDR; encoded by the coding sequence ATGAGCTATCCATCATACATAGCATTATACGAACAAGGGGAGCTTCTCAAACGCATTGAAGCATTGAACACTATTGTTACCCACTGTACTCTCTGCCCTCATGAGTGCAAAGTTGACAGGCGTTCTGCAACCGGTAAATGCAAAACTGGCATGCAAGCACTGGTAGCATCATACCATGCACACTTTGGGGAAGAATCATGCCTGGTTGGTAAATACGGCTCAGGTACAATCTTTTTTGCCAACTGTAACCTTGCCTGCATATTCTGTCAAAACTGGGATATATCACAAATGCCTAATGGCCGCAACGTTACTCCCAAAGAAATGGCTGATATGATGATACGGTTGCAGCAAAAGGGCTGCCACAATATAAATTTTGTAAGCCCCACCCATGTGGTCCATGCAATTGTTCAGGCACTTCCCTTTGCCATTGAACGCGGCCTAAGTATTCCTCTGGTATACAATTCAGGTGGATATGATTCATTTGAAACATTACAATTGTTAGATGGTATATTTGATATTTACATGCCCGATTTCAAATATATGGACGCTGCTGTAGCAATGGAATTAAGCGGTGCAAGAGATTATCCGCAAAAAGCTATTACCGCCCTCAGGGAGATGCATCGCCAGGTTGGTGACCTTGTCATTGAAAAGGGCATTGCAAAAAGAGGTTTGTTAGTGCGTCATTTAGTCATGCCGGAGAACATTGTCCGCAGTGATCTTGTATTTAAAGAACTATCTGCTATATCACCTCACACGTATGTAAATATTATGGCGCAGTACCACCCTGAATACAGGGCACATACCCATAAAAGCCTGGGAAGGCGCATTACCATACAGGAATTTGATCAGGCTTATGTGTGGGCTAAACAAGCAGGATTATATAGATTTGATAGATAA
- a CDS encoding histidine kinase dimerization/phospho-acceptor domain-containing protein, whose product MLKTSSQLINLFDLVNDEILILDGNNYTVLFNNDRAEKFVTNGGKTNILEDEKIRNILRSIQPDKTHTEHISLKINNKIHHYKINILAIKDDNSYLIAFVLTDTTRLFKLHRKQQQLIAQIRKNYFDRFESLKQLADSIAHEVRNPLVSIGGYANLLMRKCEEGIDHLEAKKFLSYIVENAERLNYLTQQIEEMGDLKRVQLSAYDIVKFLEEQKTTLIAAAKQFNKDLHITIETENHYHMYIDYDRLRFALTRIIEFIAQHAKRETLSMHCHDSVYEFIITISFSTDILTEEDLPYIFDPFYTTRSNIETFNLCIAQRIIMLHGGIITPEIKKNTIVFRIALPQDKRLT is encoded by the coding sequence ATGCTGAAAACTTCTTCACAACTCATTAATCTTTTTGACCTGGTAAATGATGAGATACTCATACTTGATGGCAATAATTACACTGTACTATTTAACAATGATAGGGCAGAAAAGTTTGTTACAAATGGTGGTAAAACCAATATCCTGGAAGACGAAAAAATTAGAAATATTTTACGTTCCATACAACCTGACAAAACCCATACGGAACATATCAGCTTAAAAATAAATAATAAGATACATCACTACAAAATTAATATTTTAGCAATCAAAGATGATAACTCTTACCTGATTGCCTTTGTATTAACTGATACTACCCGTTTATTTAAACTTCACCGCAAGCAACAGCAACTCATTGCCCAGATACGCAAAAATTATTTTGACCGCTTTGAATCACTGAAACAGTTAGCTGACTCAATAGCTCATGAGGTACGGAATCCTCTTGTTTCTATAGGTGGATATGCCAATCTCCTGATGCGAAAATGTGAGGAAGGAATAGATCACTTAGAAGCAAAAAAATTTTTATCATATATTGTTGAAAATGCTGAACGTCTTAACTATCTGACACAACAAATTGAAGAAATGGGGGATCTTAAACGAGTTCAACTATCTGCATATGATATTGTAAAATTTTTAGAAGAACAAAAAACAACGTTAATTGCAGCTGCAAAACAATTTAATAAAGATTTACACATAACTATTGAAACTGAAAATCATTATCACATGTATATAGATTACGACCGCTTACGTTTTGCTTTAACCCGCATCATTGAATTTATTGCTCAACATGCAAAAAGGGAAACTTTAAGTATGCACTGTCATGATAGCGTATATGAATTTATTATCACCATCTCGTTTTCTACAGATATACTTACCGAAGAAGATTTACCATATATCTTTGACCCATTTTACACAACTCGATCAAATATTGAAACATTTAATCTCTGTATAGCCCAGCGCATTATCATGCTGCATGGCGGAATCATTACCCCCGAAATTAAGAAAAACACCATTGTATTCAGAATAGCCCTGCCACAGGATAAGCGGTTAACGTAA
- the hemL gene encoding glutamate-1-semialdehyde 2,1-aminomutase: MHTSRSKELYDQACKYMPGGVNSPVRAFRSVGGHPLYFKLGKGSHIIDEDGNDFIDYCMSWGPLILGHADNDVVKAIQRVAENGTSFGAPHEGEISIARMVVESFSGIEKVRFVNSGTEATMSAIRLARGYTGKSKIIKFDGCYHGHADHLLVAAGSGLATFSMPDSAGVTKDNAKDTIVVKYNDIDALHQVLSHNDDIACCIMEPVCCNYGLIPPKKDYLKQVRELCTEHNVLLIFDEVITGFRLARGGAQERFGVQADITTLGKIIGGGLPVGAYGGKAEIMAKVAPDGPVYQAGTLSGNPIAVAAGIATLQKLMPSAYQKLEELGTYFEEQMQPLISRYKHKLLFERFASIFALYFTAEDTITSVDQVKECNMQQFARFHRLMLERGIYLSPSGYEVGFLSLSHSKEDIDKTVKAIGESLEIVLR, translated from the coding sequence TTGCATACATCACGGTCAAAAGAACTTTATGATCAGGCGTGTAAATATATGCCAGGCGGTGTTAATTCACCGGTGCGTGCATTTCGTTCAGTGGGTGGGCATCCATTGTACTTTAAATTAGGTAAGGGCAGTCATATCATTGATGAAGATGGTAATGATTTTATTGATTACTGCATGTCATGGGGACCGCTTATTTTGGGGCATGCTGATAATGATGTTGTTAAAGCTATTCAGCGGGTAGCTGAAAATGGCACCAGCTTTGGCGCACCACATGAAGGGGAGATAAGCATCGCGCGAATGGTGGTTGAATCATTCTCAGGTATTGAAAAAGTTCGCTTTGTTAACTCAGGTACTGAAGCAACTATGAGTGCCATCAGACTTGCCCGCGGGTATACTGGCAAAAGCAAGATAATAAAATTTGATGGCTGCTATCATGGTCATGCTGATCACCTGCTTGTTGCCGCGGGTTCGGGGCTTGCAACCTTTAGTATGCCCGATTCAGCTGGTGTCACAAAGGACAATGCCAAAGACACTATAGTAGTAAAATATAACGACATAGATGCTTTGCACCAGGTACTATCGCACAACGATGATATTGCGTGCTGCATCATGGAGCCTGTATGCTGTAATTACGGGCTTATTCCTCCAAAGAAAGATTACTTGAAACAGGTACGGGAGCTATGTACAGAACATAATGTACTATTGATATTTGATGAGGTTATTACTGGTTTCAGGCTTGCCCGCGGAGGAGCACAGGAGCGCTTTGGTGTGCAGGCTGATATCACAACGCTTGGTAAAATTATTGGTGGAGGATTACCGGTTGGTGCGTATGGTGGTAAGGCTGAAATAATGGCAAAGGTTGCCCCTGATGGGCCTGTGTATCAGGCGGGAACGCTTTCAGGTAATCCCATTGCTGTTGCAGCAGGCATTGCAACATTACAAAAATTAATGCCATCAGCATATCAAAAGCTTGAGGAACTGGGAACATATTTTGAAGAACAGATGCAACCGCTTATATCACGGTATAAACATAAACTGCTGTTTGAACGCTTTGCCTCAATATTTGCATTGTACTTTACTGCTGAAGATACCATTACCAGTGTAGATCAGGTTAAAGAATGCAATATGCAGCAGTTTGCTCGCTTTCATCGTTTAATGCTTGAGCGCGGTATATATCTTTCACCATCAGGTTATGAGGTTGGATTTTTATCTTTATCTCACTCAAAAGAGGATATTGACAAAACAGTGAAAGCAATAGGTGAATCTTTAGAGATAGTATTACGTTAA
- the hemB gene encoding porphobilinogen synthase: MHPYYRPRRLRESEVIRNLCAETVLDYNKLIMPYFVIEGTHINQPIESMPGVSRLSIDNLLKTLEADVSLGVKSIILFGIPYEKDEKASGAYDDNGIVQKACREIKKHFKHVTIITDVCLCEYTSHGHCGMVVGAKIDNDSTLELLAKTAVSHAQAGADVVAPSDMMDGRIEAIRTALDEAGLFHIPILSYAAKYASAFYGPFRDAAGSAPQFGDRRSYQMDFRNAREALKEVYLDIEEGADIVMVKPALAYLDILYRVKQAVDVPVCAYNVSGEYSMVKAAATLQFGDEARLVREIMTAIFRAGADMVISYHTVDILKNRWFD, from the coding sequence ATGCATCCCTACTACAGGCCACGACGGTTACGCGAATCAGAAGTCATACGAAATCTTTGTGCTGAAACAGTGCTTGATTACAATAAACTCATCATGCCTTATTTTGTCATTGAAGGCACACATATTAATCAGCCCATCGAGTCAATGCCAGGAGTAAGCCGCCTATCAATTGATAATCTTTTAAAAACATTAGAAGCTGATGTTTCATTGGGAGTGAAGTCTATTATACTCTTTGGTATTCCCTATGAAAAAGATGAAAAAGCCAGTGGTGCGTATGATGACAACGGTATAGTGCAAAAAGCCTGCAGGGAAATAAAAAAACATTTTAAACATGTAACTATCATTACAGATGTATGCCTGTGTGAATACACAAGCCATGGTCACTGTGGGATGGTAGTTGGTGCCAAGATAGACAATGACAGTACATTAGAACTTCTGGCAAAAACAGCTGTTTCCCATGCACAGGCAGGTGCTGATGTGGTAGCACCATCGGATATGATGGACGGCCGCATTGAAGCAATACGAACAGCACTTGATGAAGCAGGCTTATTCCATATTCCCATTTTGTCATATGCTGCAAAATATGCTTCGGCTTTCTATGGCCCATTCAGGGATGCAGCTGGTAGTGCACCACAGTTTGGCGACAGGAGAAGCTATCAGATGGATTTCAGAAATGCACGTGAAGCGTTGAAAGAAGTGTATCTTGATATTGAAGAAGGTGCTGATATTGTCATGGTAAAACCTGCGCTTGCATACTTAGATATACTATACCGTGTTAAGCAGGCAGTGGATGTGCCTGTATGTGCCTATAATGTAAGTGGTGAGTATTCAATGGTAAAAGCTGCAGCAACGCTACAGTTTGGTGATGAGGCACGCCTGGTGCGTGAGATTATGACAGCAATTTTTAGAGCAGGTGCAGATATGGTGATTTCATATCATACGGTTGATATTCTGAAAAACAGGTGGTTTGATTAG
- a CDS encoding type II toxin-antitoxin system RelE/ParE family toxin, with the protein MMHIKRKGDLYNYRIFETNQFISDIEKIQKNIGQKIYNKIQQYVYPQLQLNPYYGKNVKKLVNYKPPTWRYRIGKYRIFYEIDEKEKIVFIITIEIRHKA; encoded by the coding sequence ATGATGCACATAAAAAGAAAGGGCGATTTGTATAATTACAGAATATTTGAAACCAACCAATTCATTAGTGATATTGAAAAAATTCAAAAGAACATTGGGCAAAAAATTTATAATAAAATTCAACAATATGTATATCCACAGCTACAATTAAATCCCTATTATGGTAAAAATGTAAAAAAGCTTGTAAATTATAAACCTCCAACCTGGAGGTATAGAATTGGTAAATACAGAATATTCTATGAAATTGATGAAAAGGAGAAGATTGTTTTTATTATTACTATAGAAATACGACACAAAGCATAG
- a CDS encoding DUF6364 family protein: MPKTVTLRIDDTLMQKLKLYAEAENRTISNFIETATLRYIEQNELVDEFEMAEILSNRDLLQRLKKGSNDAHKKKGRFV, translated from the coding sequence ATGCCTAAAACTGTAACATTACGCATTGATGATACATTGATGCAAAAGCTTAAACTGTATGCTGAGGCAGAAAATAGAACAATATCTAATTTTATTGAAACAGCTACCTTGCGATATATTGAACAAAATGAATTGGTTGATGAATTTGAAATGGCAGAAATTTTGAGCAACCGTGATTTATTACAGCGATTAAAAAAAGGTAGCAATGATGCACATAAAAAGAAAGGGCGATTTGTATAA
- the cobA gene encoding uroporphyrinogen-III C-methyltransferase: MKQNGFVYLVGAGPGDPGLISVTGKECIEKADCIIYDYLANPVLLQHTRAELIYVGKQGSQHTLSQEEINALIVKKAREGKVVVRLKGGDPFIFGRGGEEAEELVAAGIAYAIVPGISSFYSALAYAGIPITHRDYAASFEVITGHRRADGTEDITLPDYSPQKTYTFLMGMKNLDVICKRLIQEKNFPAQTPIAVVTWGTLPKQKVATGTLETIATEVEQAGLTPPAIICIGRVVSLRNTLRWYDTLPLFGKKVVVTRTREQASVLSKRLYELGADVVEFPTIAIEKLPELSPLHDALNRLHEYDWVVFTSQNAVSIFFEEMFTLGLDARSLRCKVAAIGPATRDALRAYAVVADLVPQEYVAESLVDAFNGVDIAAKKILVPCSVKARAALTEGLQHAGAQVERVHIYDAVKPEVTPAMLQELKNADIITFTSSSTVRNFVELAGSTTATVACIGPITADECIKQGLWPHIVAKEFTIEGLVQAIVEYYKK, translated from the coding sequence ATGAAACAGAATGGATTTGTATATTTAGTAGGAGCAGGTCCTGGTGATCCAGGACTTATTTCGGTTACGGGAAAAGAGTGCATTGAAAAAGCTGATTGCATTATATACGACTATCTGGCAAATCCAGTATTGTTGCAACACACCCGTGCGGAGCTTATCTATGTGGGCAAGCAGGGAAGTCAGCACACACTGTCGCAGGAAGAAATAAATGCGCTTATTGTAAAGAAAGCCCGTGAAGGCAAGGTGGTGGTGCGCCTTAAGGGGGGGGACCCATTTATCTTTGGCAGGGGTGGTGAGGAAGCTGAAGAATTAGTGGCAGCAGGTATAGCGTATGCGATAGTTCCCGGTATATCGTCCTTTTACTCGGCATTGGCGTATGCCGGTATCCCCATCACTCACCGTGATTATGCAGCAAGCTTTGAAGTAATCACCGGACACCGGAGAGCTGATGGCACTGAAGACATTACATTGCCCGATTATAGCCCGCAAAAAACATACACATTTCTTATGGGAATGAAAAACTTAGATGTCATCTGCAAGCGACTGATACAGGAAAAAAATTTCCCGGCGCAAACTCCCATAGCAGTGGTTACCTGGGGAACCTTGCCAAAACAAAAGGTAGCAACCGGCACACTGGAAACTATCGCCACAGAAGTTGAACAGGCAGGGTTAACACCACCAGCTATTATATGTATAGGCAGGGTAGTGAGCTTGCGAAATACATTACGCTGGTATGACACCTTGCCACTGTTTGGCAAAAAAGTGGTGGTAACACGCACGCGCGAGCAAGCAAGCGTTCTTTCCAAACGGTTATATGAATTGGGTGCTGATGTTGTGGAATTTCCTACCATAGCAATAGAAAAATTACCGGAACTATCGCCACTCCATGATGCTTTGAACAGGTTACATGAGTATGACTGGGTTGTATTTACATCACAGAATGCGGTGAGCATTTTCTTTGAGGAAATGTTTACGTTAGGGCTTGATGCGCGGTCACTGCGGTGTAAGGTGGCGGCTATTGGTCCTGCTACACGTGATGCTTTGCGTGCGTATGCAGTAGTTGCTGATCTGGTACCACAGGAATATGTTGCAGAAAGTTTGGTGGATGCGTTTAATGGTGTGGATATTGCTGCCAAAAAAATTCTTGTTCCCTGTTCGGTAAAAGCACGGGCTGCATTGACTGAAGGACTGCAACATGCAGGAGCACAGGTGGAAAGAGTGCATATCTATGATGCAGTAAAGCCTGAAGTAACACCTGCAATGTTACAGGAGTTAAAGAATGCTGACATCATTACGTTTACAAGTTCATCAACGGTACGTAATTTTGTGGAGTTAGCAGGAAGCACCACTGCAACTGTTGCCTGCATTGGTCCAATCACTGCCGATGAGTGCATAAAACAGGGACTATGGCCCCATATTGTTGCTAAGGAATTTACCATAGAAGGATTGGTGCAGGCCATAGTGGAGTATTATAAAAAATAG
- the hemC gene encoding hydroxymethylbilane synthase, whose protein sequence is MIKIGTRGSALALWQANFVASQLKEEHAIVTIKTKGDRIQNVSFDKIEGKGFFTKELEEALLSGTIDMAVHSMKDLPTDDTPGLAIAAVTKREDPSDVIIIRPEAYRANHWFPLKENAKVGTSSLRRVAQLKRVLSSTEAMPLRGNVPTRIRRLREGKFDAIILAKAGLKRLGIDLLGFYSMALPFSYFLPSPGQGALAIQVRSDDKTAIEAVKHLHDAATAKSVQAERQFLKAFGAGCHVPLGAFAHCVDETIILTGVILSVDGTRYFRHTVEDTDPTRAGDRLARFMIDQGAEKLL, encoded by the coding sequence ATGATAAAAATAGGAACACGGGGTAGTGCACTGGCACTGTGGCAGGCCAATTTTGTTGCCAGCCAGTTAAAAGAGGAGCATGCGATAGTCACCATAAAAACAAAAGGTGATCGTATACAAAATGTGTCCTTTGATAAAATTGAAGGCAAAGGTTTTTTTACCAAGGAACTGGAAGAGGCCCTGTTATCAGGAACTATCGACATGGCTGTGCATTCCATGAAGGACCTGCCAACCGATGACACACCGGGGCTTGCCATTGCAGCAGTCACAAAACGTGAGGACCCTTCAGATGTTATCATTATACGACCTGAAGCGTACAGAGCAAACCACTGGTTTCCGCTAAAAGAAAATGCAAAAGTTGGGACAAGCTCACTGCGAAGGGTGGCGCAACTCAAACGAGTACTGTCATCAACGGAAGCCATGCCACTGAGAGGTAATGTGCCCACACGTATCCGTCGCTTACGTGAAGGCAAGTTTGATGCCATCATACTGGCTAAAGCGGGATTAAAACGGTTGGGTATTGATCTTTTGGGCTTTTACAGTATGGCGCTGCCATTCAGTTACTTTTTGCCTTCACCAGGTCAGGGAGCGCTTGCCATACAGGTGCGCAGTGATGACAAAACGGCAATTGAAGCGGTAAAACATCTTCACGATGCAGCAACAGCAAAATCAGTTCAGGCCGAGCGACAGTTTTTAAAAGCATTTGGTGCAGGATGCCACGTGCCATTGGGAGCGTTTGCACATTGCGTTGATGAAACTATTATACTCACCGGCGTAATTCTTTCCGTTGACGGAACACGATATTTTCGCCATACTGTTGAAGATACTGACCCAACACGGGCAGGGGACAGGTTAGCACGCTTTATGATTGATCAGGGAGCAGAAAAACTACTATGA
- a CDS encoding ATP-binding protein: MKPEILKRIIVSQKEEILEKFKKGNIIQRAVNLPQLQSYLKYPNILVITGIRRCGKSVLSWQIAGFNELFAYINFDDERLLHFTTDDFDLLLEVFYELYGECECIVLDELQNIKGWELFVNRLRRTKKVIITGSNSNLLSGELATHLTGRYIDFVLMPFNLQEFLHYHGFSVPSDNMYSTQKVGILKKHVEEYLKEGGFPETYQLGREMLLKIYSDIIEKDIIKRYSIRKNMLFRDIVRYLISNSSFEFSYNKLKNIFGIKDISTIRNWVSFLEYSFLIFVVERFSYKLKERILAPKKVYSIDTGMKQIVGVDVSENKGAILENAVAIELKRRKSYYESKMEIYYWKDYNNHEVDFVIKKGKDIQQLIQVCYDITNIQTHDREFKSLYAASHDLHCDNLLIITQDTEGSDTFKDKTITLVPLWKWLLSDNFYLT; the protein is encoded by the coding sequence ATGAAACCTGAGATTTTAAAACGTATTATCGTATCACAGAAAGAAGAAATTCTGGAAAAATTTAAAAAAGGGAACATCATACAAAGAGCAGTTAATTTACCCCAATTGCAGTCATATTTAAAGTATCCTAATATATTAGTTATTACAGGTATCAGGCGCTGTGGTAAATCGGTATTAAGCTGGCAGATAGCTGGGTTTAATGAACTTTTTGCATATATAAATTTTGATGATGAAAGACTTTTGCATTTTACTACGGATGACTTTGATTTACTGCTTGAAGTGTTTTATGAGTTATATGGTGAATGTGAGTGTATTGTTTTAGATGAATTGCAGAATATTAAAGGATGGGAACTTTTTGTCAATAGACTCAGGAGAACAAAAAAAGTAATCATTACTGGCTCAAATTCAAATTTATTATCAGGAGAATTGGCCACTCACCTTACAGGGCGTTATATTGATTTTGTCTTGATGCCTTTTAATTTACAAGAGTTTCTACACTATCACGGATTTTCAGTACCAAGTGATAATATGTACTCTACGCAGAAAGTTGGGATTTTAAAAAAGCATGTTGAGGAATATTTAAAAGAAGGGGGGTTCCCTGAAACGTATCAGCTTGGAAGGGAAATGCTTTTAAAGATATATTCAGATATTATTGAAAAAGACATAATAAAACGATATTCCATTAGAAAAAATATGTTATTCAGAGATATAGTGAGATATCTTATTTCCAATTCATCATTTGAGTTTAGCTACAACAAACTAAAAAATATTTTTGGGATAAAAGATATTAGTACAATCCGAAATTGGGTCTCATTTCTTGAGTATTCATTTCTTATTTTTGTAGTTGAACGATTTTCATATAAACTAAAAGAAAGAATACTGGCGCCTAAAAAAGTTTATAGTATTGATACAGGTATGAAACAAATTGTTGGCGTGGATGTGAGTGAAAACAAAGGTGCAATCCTTGAGAATGCAGTAGCAATAGAATTAAAAAGAAGAAAGAGTTATTACGAATCAAAGATGGAAATATATTACTGGAAAGATTATAACAACCATGAAGTTGATTTTGTGATAAAAAAGGGCAAAGATATTCAGCAATTAATACAGGTATGTTATGATATTACAAATATTCAAACCCATGATAGGGAATTCAAGTCTTTATATGCTGCTTCTCATGATTTGCATTGTGATAATCTATTAATTATTACCCAGGATACTGAAGGAAGTGATACATTTAAAGATAAAACCATAACACTTGTCCCTTTATGGAAATGGCTATTAAGCGATAATTTTTATTTGACATAG
- a CDS encoding Uma2 family endonuclease: protein MPLPKQKHDTRFTYADYLTWPPEERWELIDGVAYDMTPAPNVTHQSIVLNIGRIIADYLEGKDCKVFVAPVDVILPESSSTSDENIFTVVQPDIVVVCNKKKIEKRGIIGAPDLVVEVLSESTAYKDETEKLKLYERHGVREYWIVNPEAYYLNVFRLGSDGTFEKPLHYRKGETFKSSVLEGLIIDGNRVFEGIEI, encoded by the coding sequence ATGCCATTACCCAAACAAAAACACGACACGCGGTTTACCTATGCCGATTACCTCACCTGGCCGCCTGAAGAGCGCTGGGAACTCATTGATGGAGTAGCCTACGATATGACACCTGCGCCAAATGTAACTCATCAGAGCATAGTATTAAACATTGGACGCATTATTGCAGATTATCTGGAAGGGAAGGATTGTAAAGTGTTTGTAGCTCCTGTTGATGTAATCCTGCCTGAAAGCAGTAGCACTTCTGATGAAAACATTTTTACCGTGGTGCAGCCCGACATAGTGGTGGTATGCAACAAAAAAAAGATTGAAAAGCGCGGAATAATTGGTGCTCCGGATCTTGTGGTGGAAGTGCTTTCAGAATCCACCGCATATAAAGATGAAACCGAAAAATTGAAACTTTATGAGCGCCACGGTGTAAGGGAATACTGGATTGTAAATCCCGAGGCGTATTATCTTAATGTATTCAGACTTGGATCTGATGGTACCTTTGAAAAGCCATTACACTATCGAAAAGGTGAAACATTTAAAAGCAGTGTGCTTGAAGGTCTAATAATTGATGGAAACAGGGTTTTTGAGGGGATAGAAATATAG